Part of the Streptomyces sp. WMMC500 genome is shown below.
GGTCCGCGTGCAGCCAGTGGCGCAGCTCGTCCGAGGGCGCGACGGCCTTCAGCCACTCGTCGACGCGGGCCTTCTCCTTGGCGATGCCCCGCGGCCAGAGGCGGTCGACGAGGACGCGCGTGCCGTCGTCGGGATCGGGGGCGTCGTAGACGCGCCGTATCCGTGGGGGTGCGTGCTTTGTAGCCATACGTCCACGGTAGCCGTGCGGCGAGCCCCCCGCGCCCGCCGCACGGCCCCGCTCACTCCTCGTCGGCCCCGTGTCCTTCCGCCGCCACCGCCCGGAGCAGCCCGCCCGCCGGCGGCACGTGACCGCCCGCCGGGGAGCCGGCCGTGAGCCGGGGGAGCAACTGTGCCGTGAGGAGGGTCGAGAGCGCCGAGACATCACCGCCGCCCGCGCCGCCGTCCGTGCGGATGACGGTGGGCCGCGGCGCGCTGCCCGCGAGCACCGCGCCCACCTCCAGCCGCCGCCGGGCCAGCTCGTACCGCAGCACCGCGCGGTTGTCGCGGTACGCCCGCGCCAGCCGCCGCTGCGCCTTGGCCTCGTTCTCGGCGGCGATCAGGCCGCTGCGCCCGCGGGTCTCGATCTCGAAGCGGACCTTCTGCGCCTCGGTCTCCTGCTGCTCCAGCAGCCGGGCGACCTCCTCGCGGGCCC
Proteins encoded:
- a CDS encoding DUF488 family protein; amino-acid sequence: MATKHAPPRIRRVYDAPDPDDGTRVLVDRLWPRGIAKEKARVDEWLKAVAPSDELRHWLHADLDRFPDFAERYRAELSDGERAAALAHLRELYEQGPLTLVTSTKEVDRSHVPVLAEELERG